The window CATCGGGTACGGCCTGCGCCCTGATGATCCACGGGAAATGAAGGCGAAAAATGCCGCCAAGGCCAACACCTGGACGGATATTTCCTTCGACCAATACGCAGCCTTCGTCAAACCTTACACACTGGAGCGAACCGCCAAGGAGACAGGCGTTCCGACTGAAAGGCTCAAGGCGCTGGCCGAGTTGTATGCCGATCCCAAGCGCAAGGTCGTGTCGTTCTGGACCATGGGTTTCAACCAGCACACTCGCGGCGTCTGGGCCAACAACCTGATCTACAACATCCATTTGCTCACCGGCAAAATCAGCGAGCCGGGCAACAGCCCCTTCTCGTTGACCGGCCAGCCGTCGGCCTGTGGTACGGCGCGCGAAGTCGGGACTTTCTCCCACCGTTTGCCCGCCGATCTGGTGGTGACCAACCCCAAGCACCGCGCCATCGCCGAAAAAATCTGGAAGCTGCCCGCCGGTACCATTCAGGAGAAACCTGGGTTTCACGCGGTGGAACAGAGCCGCATGCTCAAGGACGGCGTGCTCAACGTTTACTGGACCCAGGCCAGCAACAACATGCACGCCGGGCCGAACATCATGCAGGAAGTCCTGCCGGGCTGGCGCAACCCGGATAATTTCGTGATTGTCTCGGATGTCTACCCCACCGTGTCCGCGCAAGCCGCCGACCTGATCCTGCCCAGCGCCATGTGGGTAGAAAAGGAAGGTGCCTTTGGCAACGCCGAGCGGCGTACGCAGTTCTGGCATCAATTGGTGACCGCACCGGGGGACGCCAAGTCGGACCTGTGGCAGTTGCTGGAGTTTTCCAAACGCTTCACCACCGATGAAACCTGGCCCGCCGAGTTACTCGCCAAGTCTCCTGATCTCAAGGGCAAAACCCTGTTTGAAGTGCTTTACAAGAATGGCCAGGTTGACCAGTTTCCGGTCGAGCAAATGGAAGCCGGATACAAAAATGATGAGGCCAAAGCGTTTGGCTTCTACCTGCAAAAAGGATTGTTCGAGGAGTACGCCCAGTTCGGTCGCGGCCACGGGCATGACCTTGCCACGTTCGACCGCTATCACAGCGAACGAGGCCTGCGCTGGCCGGTGGTGGATGGCAAGGAAACCCGCTGGCGTTACCGCGAAGGGCTCGACCCCTATGTGGAGAAAGGCAGCGAGGTGCAGTTCTACGGTTACCCGGACAAGAAGGCGATTATCTTCGCCCTCCCCTACGAGCCGCCAGCCGAAGCCCCGGATGCCGATTATCCATTCTGGCTGAGCACCGGACGCGTCCTCGAACACTGGCACACCGGCACCATGACCCAGCGCGTCGAGGAACTGTACAAAGCGGTGCCGGACGCATTGGTCTACATGCACCCCGAAGATGCCAAGGCCTTGAAGGCGCGGCGTGGCAGTGAAGTGAAGTTGATCAGCCGACGCGGTGAAATCCGTGCACGCATAGAAACCCGTGGGCGCAACAAACCGCCTCAAGGACTGGTGTTCGTGCCGTTTTTCGATGCCAACAAGCTGATCAACAAAGTCACGCTCGATGCCACCGATCCGATCTCCAAGCAGACCGACTACAAAAAATGCGCGATACGAATCGAGTTGATCAGCGTGGCCTGAGGAGAACCGTCATGCCTTTGCGAACCCTGCCGTTGCTCCTGCTCGCTGCGATTGGCGTGGTGATGGCTGCAGAAGTCAATTACCCCCTCGATGCCTCGGGGCCAGATGGACGCCGACCCGGTGGCACCTTGACCCAGAGTATGCCGGCCCCGCCCATTGCCAATGAAGAAAACAAGGACCTGAAACGCGAACGCAATTACCCGGACCAGCCACCCACCATCCCCCACACCATCCTCGGTTATCAGATCGACAAGAACGGCAACAAGTGCCTGTCCTGTCACAGCCGTGCCAACAGCGCGCGGACCCAGGCGACGATGATCAGCATCACCCACTACATGGACCGCGACGGCCAGGCGCTGGCGGCGGTGTCACCGCGCCGGTACTTCTGCAACCAATGCCACGTGCCGCAAACAGAAGTACTGCCCCTGGTGGGCAACAGCTTCGAGACGATCGACAAAATACTGCAAGACGAAGCCAACGCCACGCAGAAACCCTGAGGAGGCAACATGAAAAAACTGTTCGCCCTGCTTAAGGATTACTGGGGCATTCTGCGTCGTCCGAGCCTCTACTACAGCTTGGGCTTTCTGACGTTGGGGGGCTTTATCGCCGGGATCATTTTCTGGGGTGGCTTCAACACCGCTCTGGAGCTGAGCAATACCGAGAAATTCTGCATCTCCTGTCATGAAATGCGCGACAACGTGTTCGTCGAACTGAAGGACACCATTCATTACACGAACCGCTCCGGCGTGCGCGCCAGTTGCCCGGATTGCCACGTGCCCCACGAATGGACCCACAAGATCGCGCGCAAGATGCAGGCTTCAAAGGAGGTGTGGGGCAAGATTTTCGGCACCATCGATACGCGCGACAAATTTCTCATGCTGCGTCGCGAACTGGCCGAACATGAATGGGCACGGCTCAAGGCCAATGACTCGCGTGAATGCCGCAACTGCCACAACTTCGAGTTCATGGACTTTACCCGCCAGAGCAAGCGCGCTTCCTCCATGCACTCAACTTCACTGGCCAACGGTGAAGCCACGTGCATCGACTGCCACAAGGGCATCGCTCACAAGCTGCCCGATATGAGCGGGGTGAAAGGCTGGTAAGGATTTTTTTCGATCAGCCCGAACTTGTCCTGGCCTTTTATCCAACCCACAACGCTGGTCACCGACATGCCCACCCCCGAATCCACCCTCCTCGACAGCTGGCACCACAACGCCCAATCCTGGATCGACGCCATCCGCACTGGTGCCATCGAAAGCCGCCTCAAAGTCACCGACCAGGCCATCCTGCTGGCGGTGCTGAGTCGCCAGCCCGAGCGTGTGCTTGACCTGGGCTGCGGCGAGGGCTGGTTGTTGCGCGCGCTGGCTGAACGGGGCATCGAGGCGGTCGGTGTGGATGGCGATGCGACGCTGGTCGAGGCGGCGCGGGCGGCGGGCTCTTCGTCGGTGCATCCGGCGAGCTATGAAGAATTGGTGGAGGCGAAGGTGGACATTGGCCGCGACTACGACCTGATCTGCGCCAACTTCGCCCTGCTGCACCAGGACATCATCCCGCTGCTCACCGCCATGAACGCCCTGCTCGCCCCTGGCGGCGCGCTGGTGATCCAGACGTTGCATCCATGGACCGCGGCAGCGGGCGACTATCAGGATGGCTGGCGGGAAGAGACCTTCGCCGGGTTCAAGGGCCAATGGCAACCCATGCCGTGGTACTTGCGCACCTTGTCCAGTTGGTTCAATGCGCTGGACATGGCCGGTTTTCGGCTGGCCGCCCTGCAAGAGCCGCAGCACCCGCAAAGTCCTGCGCCGCAGTCATTGCTGCTGGTGGCCGAACCGCAGAGGTAAGTGCAATCGATCAACTCGGGCTTTTCAGTCATTCCCTTCCCGCAACAACTGCCTGACCTCAGCCTGTATGGCATAAGCCGGCGCCTCCACAGCATTGAAATCCTGTGTATACCGCTGGGCAAATCCTTCTACCCCCCATTCCTGATATTGCTGCACATGCTTTAGTTCGTGCGCCCAGAGCGCAATGTCCTGCTCGGCGTTTTGAGCGTCCCGGAAAAGGATGATGTCGATCAGCGTCACGGCACCGACATCGGGGTTTTGCAGCATGGCCGTGGCGGCGTTGAATTGGCCGTTGTCGCTCACTTTGTAGCGCGCAGCGTCGAGGACGCTGGGGTCGTACCAGCGCAGCAGTCGCTCGCGGATGTGCGAAGGAATGGGCTGGATGCCGGCGCTGGCGGCGTCAGCGCGGGCTTGAGTCAGCCACATCGCCAGGGCCGGTGCCGCGATCTGGTGGATATCATCAGCCAGGGGACCAAGCAGCGGTCCCACGTCTGGCAGGCAGATGCAGCCGTCCAGGCACACTTGTGTCTCGCCAGCCGGGCAGGCGTTGGTCTGGGCTGGAACTTCAAGCGTCAGGCAAAGAACAAACAGCGCCACCAGGCGCGTAATGATGGACAGCATTGGGCGCTCCAGGGACGGACGCAGCGCGAACAGTGGGTCCCGATTGATCGACGATCTGCATGGCTTTAGCGTAGCCCCGAACCAGGCGCCCCAGCGTTAATCCACGACGAACAACTTGGCACCGGTGGTGCTGAAAGATCGATGCCCCTCAGCGTTGCTGCCCACCTGATAGCTCATCCCGGCGGTGAGCGTGAACTGACGACCATCCTCCAGCTCCGTGTGCAACTCGCCTTCCAGGCACAACAGGATATGACCTCTCCAGCACCAGTGATCGGCCAGATACCCGGCGCTGTACTCAACCATCCGCACACGGGTTGAACCAAACTGACAGGTTCGCCAATAGGCGGTACCGGTCTGTCCAGCATGCTGTACAGGTTCGACGGTCGACCAATCGGTCGTACCAAAGGGAACAGCCGTTAGATCCATCGTTGCCTCGTCATTGAAGGAGTGTCTGCGGACCGTACTCACCCAGTCCTGCTTCCGATAGACACAGATGCCACGCGTTTATGAGATACAGACTCGAACACCTGCGAAGAACCCCAAAAAAGCCCCGCACTTCAACCGAAGGCGGGGCTTTTGATCTGGCTGGCGTCACTTCACATCGGTTACATCGCGGTAAGGAAAATCTGCTCGATCTCGTCCTGGTTGGCAGGACGCGGATTAGTGAAGCCGCAGGCATCCTTCATGGCATTGGTGGCCAGGATCGGGATGTCGTCGGCTTTGGCGCCCAGTTCGGCGAGGCCGCTCGGAATACCGACATCCAAAGACAGTTTACGGATGGCGGTGATGGCCGCGGCGGCGCCTTTTTCCGCATTCAGCTGCTGGGTGTCGACCCCCATTGCATGGGCGATGTCTTTAAACCGGGCCGGACATACGCTGGCGTTGAAGCTGGCGACATGGGGCAGCAGGATCGCATTACAGACGCCGTGAGGCAGGTCGTAGAAACCACCCAGTTGGTGCGCCATGGCGTGGACATAACCCAGCGAAGCATTGTTGAAGGCCATGCCGGCAAGAAATTGCGCGTAGGCCATATTTTCCCGGGCAGTCATGTCGTCACCCTGGGCAACGGCAGTGCGCAGGTTGGCCGAGATCAACTCCACGGCCTTGAGTGCACAGGCATCGGTGATCGGCGTTGCCGCAGTCGACACGTAGGCTTCGATAGCGTGGGTCAGCGCGTCCATGCCGGTGGCGGCGGTCAGGCCTTTAGGCATGCCTGCCATCAGCGAAGGATCGTTGACCGACAACAGTGGCGTGACGTTACGGTCGACGATGGCCATTTTCACGTGCCGGACTTCGTCGGTAATGATGCAGAAACGGGTCATTTCACTCGCCGTGCCGGCGGTGGTATTGATCGCGATCAACGGCATCTGTGGCTTGGCGGATTGATCCACGCCTTCGTAATCACTGATGTGCCCGCCGTTGGTGGCGCACAGGGCAATGCCCTTGGCGCAGTCATGGGGAGAACCGCCGCCCAGGGAAATAATGAAATCACAGTCGCTGCGACCCAGCAGCTCAAGACCTTTCTCGACATTGCTGACCGTCGGATTCGGCTTGGCGCCATCAAACAAAGTGGAATCGATGTCCTGCTGCGCCAGAAGACTGGCGACCTTGGCGGCCACGCCGGCTTTGGCCAGGCCTGCATCAGTGACGATCAAGGCTTTGCGAAAACCATATTTACGGATGGCGAGCATCGCTTCGTCGAGACTGCCAATGCCCATCATGTTCACGGATGGAATGAAGAAGGTGCTGCTCATGGTAATTCCTCTTTTATTCTGGAAACCCGGAAATCAGGTGAGGTCTTGTACTCAAATCGCAGGCTGTGAGGCGGGTCTGAATATCGTCATCAACGAGTTCAGCGGGAGACGTGCTGCATCAAGTATTCAGGCGAACAGCTTTTAAGACGCAGAGGTGGATGGGCCATCGCAGCCAGTAACTTTTGCTCTTGGAATCGAGCCTAAACCTATGACGCCAGACAGGAATGGTCCTTTAGCGTTCATTGGTACCTCCTTTAGTACCGGGAGGTCATGCGTCCCTACAAGTCCGGCTCTTGGCTTTACGAGACTGGGTAGGTGATTGGGTCGCACGCATATGGATCAATCGACAGTCAGAAATCGGCCAAATGCTGCCATTTGAAATGACCAGCTATCGACCAAAATGAGGCGTTCAAATCATCTACTAGACTGGGGCGATTCAGGCGGCATAAAGGTGAACCACAGTCACGGAGTTGCTAGTTCGTGAAATGCTGAAGGTGATCCACCAAAGCAGCGTTTCGATACTGTCGCCATATTGGCGCGCGCCAGTCCAATATGACGAGTCGCCTGGACGACGGCCCCGGCCAAGCTACCCGAGCAATCAAATGCTTATTCGCCCGCGTGGTCGTTGCCACCGTGCGCGGCGATGAACATGGCGACGGCCGACCGGCAATAGGATTCGACTTCATTGTCGTCCTCTGCTTTCGCCTCATCGAAGCGGGCGATCATCAGGAGATCGGCCCCTTTGAAAAGCGCGGCAAACAAGCGGGCGGACTGGAGAGGATCGGGCACGTTCAGAACCGCCTTCGCGTGCAACTGACGCAACAGGGCCTCGATTTGGGCGATGACATAGGCGGGGCCGGCTTCGTAATGGAGCTTGCTTAACGACTTTTGATTCGTCTTGTCGACCATGATCATGGCTTCGACACTGCGCACGTCCGGGCTCAACAACGTGCGAAGCAGGAATATTCCCACCGCCATGAGCTGATCTGCCGCCGAACCGTCGACGCCTTCAATAAGGGCCTGTGGTGCAAACTGCTGGCAGTGGGCCGCGATAGCCGCGCTGAACAGCGCCTCCTTGTTCTCGAAGTGCCGATAGATGCTTAGCTTGGATATCTTCGCCCGCTGGGCGACCTTGTCCATGGTCGTCGCTTGAAAACCCAACTCCACAAAAAGTTCGCACGCGGCGTCGACTATCGTTTGGCCAAGCGCCTCGTTGGCGGGCCGGCCGCGCCGGCCCTGGTTGTTTTCGGTCATAAAAATTCCAGTACTTGACAGTATTCTAATTCCTGAATTAGGGTACTTCAAAGTATCTTAAACGTGCAAGCCAATCTCCCTTCATCCCCAATACGGAGCCCATCACCATGAATGACGTCATCATCATCGGCGGCAGCTTTGCCGGTCTTGCTGCAGCCCTGCAGCTCGGGCGTGCCCGCCGAAAGGTCACCGTTCTCGATACCGGCCTGCCGCGCAATCGCTTCGCCGACCACTCGCATGGCCTGCTCGGCCACGACCACAAGCCACCGCTGGAGATCCTGGCCGAGGCGCGGCAGCAGTTGGCGCGCTATCCCACGGTCAGGCTCGTCACTGCGCGGGCCGAGAGTATCTCCGGCGCCATCGACGATTTCTCCGTACTCACTGGCGATGGCGAAAGCCTCAAGGCGCGCCGCCTGATCCTGAGCTATGGCGTCGCCGACCAGATGCCTGAAGTTCCCGGCTTTGCCGAAGGCTGGGGCACCTCCATCGTTCCCTGCCCCTATTGCGACGGCTTTGAAGTTGCCGGCCGGCATTGGGGCCTCGTCTGGTCCGGCCCGCCGTCGCACAACTACGTCAGGCTATACCACGACTGGACCGACACATTGACGGTCTTCGCCAATGGTCACGACATTCCACCCGACATCCGGGCCGATCTGGCGCGCCGCGGCATCCCTGTCGTCGATGGCAGGATCACCGAAATCGACCATGACGAGAGCCATAACACCACCGTCAAGCTAGACGCCGGCCCCCCTGTCGCGGTCGACATTCTGTTCGCGCATCCGCGCAACAAGCCGTCCGCAAGCCTGCATGAATCGCTGGGCCTCGCCACGGTCGATACGCCCCTGGGCATCGCCCTCAAGGTCGACGAGCGCCGCGAAACCAGCATGCCCGGCGTCTACGCCGCCGGCGACCTCGCCAATCTCCTCATGCCCTCGGTCACCACGGCATCATGGCAAGGCGCGACGGCGGGTATCTCCGCCCAGCAGTCGATGCTGGTTTGAGAGCACAGATTCCCTTCTTCGGTTGTCGCAGGCTTCTGAAGGTTGCTTCGAAGCAGCATCGATCACGCCAGTTTCAATTTCACAATAGACGGGAGCGCCACCATGACCGACCTAAAGCCGCTAGACCATAAATTCAAACCGCTAGACGATAAATTCCCGCTTCAGCGCCAACTCGGCATCGCGGCCGCGCCAGTCGTGCTCATCAACCTCTTCACGCCCGCACCTGTTCCAGAAGGTCGCCGTCCCCGGCTTTTGCACGGCCTAGTTAGAGCGAATCAAAACGAGGAAATGTCATGACCGAGCAAAATGCCTATCAGGTCGCCGACTGGAATGGCCAAAGCGGAGAGTACTGGGTCGCCAACCAGGCCCGGCTCGACGCCATGTTTGCGGTGTTCGGCCAGGCCGCGATAGAAGCCGCCGCGCCCGCAACGGGTGAGCACGTGCTGGACGTCGGCTGCGGCGCGGGCGCGTCGAGTCTGGCTCTGGCCGCCCGCGTCGGCGCGGGCGGCCATGTGCTGGGCGTGGACATATCCGAACCGCTGATCGGCCGAGCGTGCGCGCTTGCGCCACAGGATACGCCGGCCCAGTTCCGGGTAGCCGACGCCAGCAGCGCCGAGCTGCCCGAGCGCGCGTTCGACATCCTGTTCTCGCGTTTCGGAGTGATGTTCTTCGACGATCCGACAGGGGCGTTCGCCCATATGCGACGCGCGCTCCGGCCGGGCGGGCGGGTCGCTTTCGTCTGCTGGCGCGGCGTGGCCGAGAACGATTGGGTGCGCCTGCCGATGGGCGCGATCAAGGGCATCGTCCCGCCGACCGCACCGCCCGATCCCGAAGCGCCCGGCCCCTTCTCGTTCGGCGACCGGGGGCGGGTGATGCGCATCCTGACAGCAGCCGGTTTCACCGATGTCACTATCACGCCCTTCGATGCTTCCATCCCGTTCGGCGAGGGCGGGACGCGGGACGCGGCGATCGACGACGCGGTGAAGATGGCGTTCGAGGGCGGCCCGCTGTCGCTTGTGCTCGCGGATCAGCCCGACGACATCCGCGCCCACGCCTGGGCCGCGGTTCGTGCCGCCTTGGCGGGCCTCCCCGGCGAGCGGTCGGTGATGATCGACGGCGCGGCGTGGATCGTCATGGCACGCAATCCGGCAGCTAGCAGCGATTAACAGGGGGAGACGTATTTATTCCTCTAGTTGCGTATCCATCAAAGCATCGATGTAGGGTGCCTTGTGCGCGAGATATTCGGCAATGCCTTCCCGGTTGTTGGCTTCGAGCCGTAGCTTCAAATCCTGATACTGCTGCCGGATGCTGCCGTTTTCTCTCAAAAGGTCTCGGAAGCGTAGCATTCGCGCAATCTGTCCATGACCAGCGATGCACACGTGTATTTTATGAGTTCTCACCCCATCGACATCGCGACGGTAAAAGTGATGGTCGATCGAAAGATCTGTTCCCCGTACATAGCCCAATGTATGCATGAACTCGCCACGAGCCGCTTCATTTACGTGCTCCGACACCACAACCAAAATGTCGATTTCTGGTTTGGCGCAAAGCCCAGGAACAGCGGTACTACCGACATGATGAGTTTCGATCAGCTCAGCTCCAAAGCCCTTCGCTATTCGTCGTTTTTCGGTAGTAAAAAGTAGCGGCCATTGAGGATCATAGGGCGAGATTTTACTGGTGAGGGTCATCAGCTGTCCTTGCGTCATAGTCGAAGGAGAGAAGATTAACCGTGGTTCAAAAAATTTGAAGTCGGCCATGGGGCCCACGGCAGAAAATAGGCGCTTGAGATTGAAATATTTACTTTGAACAGAGGATGTCGGGCTCTGATTTCGCTTAGCTGCGCGCTAAGGAGGCGTTTTCAGCGGTCAGTATGCGGGCCGTCTGGAAAGACCGACTTTTTTCAATGAAATCTGCCACAACGACCAGTCACAACAAGTGATGGTCGCTATACGAGCCATCGCTGCCTGTCAGTTTGAATCCTCTTACAAGTATTCGCGTCTAGAGTTTCACTGCCAACTATCCTGAAACAAGATCAGAATTCAGGCGTGCAACGTCAGGTGACTTCGTCCTCAGGGAAACCGGTATGACAAATCCGCAAGATAAAGCCGAGTCCGACGCGGATTTAGCTCAGATGGTGATAGGACGAGGGCCCTGCACCTATCTATTGCTGCTCTTACTAGGATTGATCCTTCTGTTTCCCTTCCTTGAGGAGGGTTTAATGCCTCGCTTGTCGCTCGGCATTCTGTTTTCAACGGTGCTGCTCGTGGGCGCTTTCGCCACCAGGCAGACTCGGCGAGGGTTCATCCTCAAGCTGTGTCTGGCGCTGCTTGGGGTTGGCCTTCAATGGGCGGCCTTGGGGGCTGGGAGTATCGCGATTCTTAAGCTTGCCGGGATTTCCTATGCGGCGTCTCTTGCGGTTTCGTTTAGCGGAGTGCTTCGCTATATCCTCATGCGCGGGCCAATTACAGCTGACAAACTGCATGGCGCGCTGGCGGGTTACATCATGCTGGCCTTCGTTTGGTCCTTCATCTTTGCCCTGGTCGAGATATCCGCCGCAGGCTCATTCGGCCCTGGCCAACTCGACTTCGCACAGCCCGGGACCTTCTTCAAACTGATCTATTTCAGCCTCACGACGCTCACCACCACCGGCTACGGTGACGTTATCCCGCTGACCAACCACGCCCGCTCACTTGTGATGGTCGAAGAATTTTCCGGCGTCTTTTACGTTGGTGTTGTGATTGCGCGGCTTGCCGGTCTTTATCCGTCGAATCAGGTCAGGTAACTGTCGATTTGCCTGAGCCACCTCCGGGGGGTAAGCAAGCAGGGTCGGACAAATGTCCCACCAACGCGTGAATGGGACGTAGCGTAAATCCTGTCTTTCAAAGTCCTGCACCGAAACGATACTGCCAGACCATGCCGACAGCATCGTATTCGCTGCCCGTGCGGGAATGTCCGCCATAGCTCGCATTCAGCTTTATCGAATGGTTGCGGTTCAACGGCAGCGAAAGGGTGCAGCCGTAGCGGGTGCTTTCCTGAAAATCACGGTTACTGACCCCATCCACTGAGCTGCTGCCGCCAGCGAAGTAGGTCGCATCCAGCGAACCCCAGACCCCATAGTTGAAGGCGTAGATAAGATGCCCCTGTATTTGGTAAATCGGATCCTGGGAAAGCACGTGGTCGCCGAGTAACTCGTCATTGTCGGTGAAAAAGGTTCCTGCGCCGGATAATTCCAGGGTCACTGGCCCCACACGTTTGGAAACCCCGAGTTCAGGCTTGAATGACCAGCGATTATTGCCCAGATTGATCAGCCTGCTGTCGTCGTATTGGCCCAGTGGCGCCGTGATCGCCAGGCTGGCGCCGATAATCACATCCTGTTGGTAGCTGGGGAACTCGGCCAGGGACATCGCCGGGGCGCCATACAAGTTGACCGAGAAGCGAAATCTTGGGTCGATCAGCCCAGAGACATGACGCTCCCTGGGTTCGCCGGCAAGCAGGGCTGAGCCGGTCAGTTTTGCCTCGGGCACGACGATATCGAACTTCCCCGAGCGGCCCCAGACGTCCAGGGATCTGGCAAAGGCAAACACGACCGTCTTGATATTGAG of the Pseudomonas frederiksbergensis genome contains:
- a CDS encoding DUF4157 domain-containing protein, with the protein product MLSIITRLVALFVLCLTLEVPAQTNACPAGETQVCLDGCICLPDVGPLLGPLADDIHQIAAPALAMWLTQARADAASAGIQPIPSHIRERLLRWYDPSVLDAARYKVSDNGQFNAATAMLQNPDVGAVTLIDIILFRDAQNAEQDIALWAHELKHVQQYQEWGVEGFAQRYTQDFNAVEAPAYAIQAEVRQLLREGND
- a CDS encoding DHCW motif cupin fold protein, giving the protein MDLTAVPFGTTDWSTVEPVQHAGQTGTAYWRTCQFGSTRVRMVEYSAGYLADHWCWRGHILLCLEGELHTELEDGRQFTLTAGMSYQVGSNAEGHRSFSTTGAKLFVVD
- a CDS encoding class I SAM-dependent methyltransferase — its product is MPTPESTLLDSWHHNAQSWIDAIRTGAIESRLKVTDQAILLAVLSRQPERVLDLGCGEGWLLRALAERGIEAVGVDGDATLVEAARAAGSSSVHPASYEELVEAKVDIGRDYDLICANFALLHQDIIPLLTAMNALLAPGGALVIQTLHPWTAAAGDYQDGWREETFAGFKGQWQPMPWYLRTLSSWFNALDMAGFRLAALQEPQHPQSPAPQSLLLVAEPQR
- a CDS encoding NAD(P)/FAD-dependent oxidoreductase — encoded protein: MNDVIIIGGSFAGLAAALQLGRARRKVTVLDTGLPRNRFADHSHGLLGHDHKPPLEILAEARQQLARYPTVRLVTARAESISGAIDDFSVLTGDGESLKARRLILSYGVADQMPEVPGFAEGWGTSIVPCPYCDGFEVAGRHWGLVWSGPPSHNYVRLYHDWTDTLTVFANGHDIPPDIRADLARRGIPVVDGRITEIDHDESHNTTVKLDAGPPVAVDILFAHPRNKPSASLHESLGLATVDTPLGIALKVDERRETSMPGVYAAGDLANLLMPSVTTASWQGATAGISAQQSMLV
- a CDS encoding cytochrome c3 family protein, translating into MKKLFALLKDYWGILRRPSLYYSLGFLTLGGFIAGIIFWGGFNTALELSNTEKFCISCHEMRDNVFVELKDTIHYTNRSGVRASCPDCHVPHEWTHKIARKMQASKEVWGKIFGTIDTRDKFLMLRRELAEHEWARLKANDSRECRNCHNFEFMDFTRQSKRASSMHSTSLANGEATCIDCHKGIAHKLPDMSGVKGW
- a CDS encoding nitrate reductase cytochrome c-type subunit, which encodes MPLRTLPLLLLAAIGVVMAAEVNYPLDASGPDGRRPGGTLTQSMPAPPIANEENKDLKRERNYPDQPPTIPHTILGYQIDKNGNKCLSCHSRANSARTQATMISITHYMDRDGQALAAVSPRRYFCNQCHVPQTEVLPLVGNSFETIDKILQDEANATQKP
- the napA gene encoding nitrate reductase catalytic subunit NapA, with amino-acid sequence MSMSRRTFVKAQAAAIAAAAAGLPIITDASNLVTEADMVTLDWNKAPCRFCGTGCSVMVATKDNRVVATHGDVKAEVNRGLNCVKGYFLSKIMYGVDRLTQPLLRMTNGQYDKQGEFQPISWEKAFDIMELKFKEALKSKGPGSVGMFGSGQWTVWEGYAANKLMKAGFRSNNIDPNARHCMASAVMGFMRTFGMDEPMGCYDDIEATDAFVLWGSNMAEMHPVLWSRVTDRRLSQPHVKVAVLSTFEHRSFELADIPMVFKPQTDLMILNYIANHIIENGAVNQDFITKHTRFAQGADDIGYGLRPDDPREMKAKNAAKANTWTDISFDQYAAFVKPYTLERTAKETGVPTERLKALAELYADPKRKVVSFWTMGFNQHTRGVWANNLIYNIHLLTGKISEPGNSPFSLTGQPSACGTAREVGTFSHRLPADLVVTNPKHRAIAEKIWKLPAGTIQEKPGFHAVEQSRMLKDGVLNVYWTQASNNMHAGPNIMQEVLPGWRNPDNFVIVSDVYPTVSAQAADLILPSAMWVEKEGAFGNAERRTQFWHQLVTAPGDAKSDLWQLLEFSKRFTTDETWPAELLAKSPDLKGKTLFEVLYKNGQVDQFPVEQMEAGYKNDEAKAFGFYLQKGLFEEYAQFGRGHGHDLATFDRYHSERGLRWPVVDGKETRWRYREGLDPYVEKGSEVQFYGYPDKKAIIFALPYEPPAEAPDADYPFWLSTGRVLEHWHTGTMTQRVEELYKAVPDALVYMHPEDAKALKARRGSEVKLISRRGEIRARIETRGRNKPPQGLVFVPFFDANKLINKVTLDATDPISKQTDYKKCAIRIELISVA
- a CDS encoding ion channel; this translates as MTNPQDKAESDADLAQMVIGRGPCTYLLLLLLGLILLFPFLEEGLMPRLSLGILFSTVLLVGAFATRQTRRGFILKLCLALLGVGLQWAALGAGSIAILKLAGISYAASLAVSFSGVLRYILMRGPITADKLHGALAGYIMLAFVWSFIFALVEISAAGSFGPGQLDFAQPGTFFKLIYFSLTTLTTTGYGDVIPLTNHARSLVMVEEFSGVFYVGVVIARLAGLYPSNQVR
- a CDS encoding TetR/AcrR family transcriptional regulator, with the protein product MTENNQGRRGRPANEALGQTIVDAACELFVELGFQATTMDKVAQRAKISKLSIYRHFENKEALFSAAIAAHCQQFAPQALIEGVDGSAADQLMAVGIFLLRTLLSPDVRSVEAMIMVDKTNQKSLSKLHYEAGPAYVIAQIEALLRQLHAKAVLNVPDPLQSARLFAALFKGADLLMIARFDEAKAEDDNEVESYCRSAVAMFIAAHGGNDHAGE
- the yiaY gene encoding L-threonine dehydrogenase, with amino-acid sequence MSSTFFIPSVNMMGIGSLDEAMLAIRKYGFRKALIVTDAGLAKAGVAAKVASLLAQQDIDSTLFDGAKPNPTVSNVEKGLELLGRSDCDFIISLGGGSPHDCAKGIALCATNGGHISDYEGVDQSAKPQMPLIAINTTAGTASEMTRFCIITDEVRHVKMAIVDRNVTPLLSVNDPSLMAGMPKGLTAATGMDALTHAIEAYVSTAATPITDACALKAVELISANLRTAVAQGDDMTARENMAYAQFLAGMAFNNASLGYVHAMAHQLGGFYDLPHGVCNAILLPHVASFNASVCPARFKDIAHAMGVDTQQLNAEKGAAAAITAIRKLSLDVGIPSGLAELGAKADDIPILATNAMKDACGFTNPRPANQDEIEQIFLTAM
- a CDS encoding GrpB family protein, translating into MTLTSKISPYDPQWPLLFTTEKRRIAKGFGAELIETHHVGSTAVPGLCAKPEIDILVVVSEHVNEAARGEFMHTLGYVRGTDLSIDHHFYRRDVDGVRTHKIHVCIAGHGQIARMLRFRDLLRENGSIRQQYQDLKLRLEANNREGIAEYLAHKAPYIDALMDTQLEE
- a CDS encoding class I SAM-dependent methyltransferase translates to MTEQNAYQVADWNGQSGEYWVANQARLDAMFAVFGQAAIEAAAPATGEHVLDVGCGAGASSLALAARVGAGGHVLGVDISEPLIGRACALAPQDTPAQFRVADASSAELPERAFDILFSRFGVMFFDDPTGAFAHMRRALRPGGRVAFVCWRGVAENDWVRLPMGAIKGIVPPTAPPDPEAPGPFSFGDRGRVMRILTAAGFTDVTITPFDASIPFGEGGTRDAAIDDAVKMAFEGGPLSLVLADQPDDIRAHAWAAVRAALAGLPGERSVMIDGAAWIVMARNPAASSD